The DNA region tctgtgcccagcacagatcccaatgtttccccaaaccttccctgccccaattctgcccagatttgctctttgcacacacAAGTCACACACTGAAgtcaggagctccctccatgcccagagggaggaaaagagagaaagggaatgaagagctctcctgtgcagagccaaggtccatgtgcagcccctgcagtgggaaccGCAACTCATCAGGTTGTGTCCTTTGGACTCAGGGACTGGTGACACTCAGAGGCACGGAAAGGTTTCTTGCCAACAAACACAATTTGAACATTTGAACAGTTTAATAACCATCACAGCTCTTCCCTTAGCTCTCTGTTttgtcccagcagcatctgacCTGTGCCCCATCCCCCAGGGATTTCTGTACATTAACAGTTTTAGACAAAGACATAAGGTAATTCTGTGATAGATAAAAACACAACTAAAAggatatttattatatatttatttgaaattcagaaatattgGGCAATTTTTTCCAGCTCAAAACATGAAGCCAGCCAGTTGAGATGCACTTGAATGACCAGAGAGCATCTAGAGGAGGAAATCAGAGAGCAGTAGAAGTACATAGATCCACCTGCTGTAATAGAAGAGATGTCCTTAGACATTGCCATTTCAACAGAGGAGCTGAAAATAcctgaaggaaaagggagaggaagtAATAAACAGAATATTGGTGACACCAGTAGAAGGGAAGATCAGTATTTCTCCTCCTGCCATCAGTACGCTTCCAGGAAATTCCTGTTCCTGGTGGGAAAATTGTGCCATTTCTTAAAAGTACTTAAATGACCCAGATAATAAAGATTTGTTTGTATATGATGAAACTAACAGGTATTAAAACCTGAGCCCCTTTCCAGGCCGACATCTGTTGTGCGCCCAtgaacaggcagtgccacttgTGACCTGAGGTGCCCAACTTCGAATGGATCTCTCCAAGAGCacctgagggagagcagagcaccttgcaagctgcaggtccctgacagccccgcagggctcctgtcccatcaacatctgctctgctccagtatgaaacagggcccagcatggtgcCGGGATCATCAGAGAGCagaggtgtgtgctggaattcaatgcTCTCCCAATctcgcagcagccctgcatttccctcctgcagccttggtctccagcacagccatggaggctctttgggctcGGGACTgttgctgcagcccccaagggcagctgagctctgcctttggcacagtcaggcctggccagtgcaggccatgctcagcaattgcttgtgtgtgcctggccttgctgtcaggCCCGCCAGCAGTTGCGTGGCCCCTTTGTGGGCTtgtgctggcccagccctggtggcccagcccctgtgaaggcccagcccaggccaggagcattgcAGCTGGGAACGGCCCCTGTGCTGTGGTGCCCACATCAGCcgtggggctctgtgccccatggcctccctgctgggcagcctctgccagctcctgcagagcccctggcacctgtggggctgcacagacagccctgccccgggctctgccGGCCTCTGGGCCaacagagaggcagccagggctggccatggccaggaacaggccctgagccctgcaggaggatggagctgggccacagccaaactcagcccaggccaaagctgggctcagcagccagggctgccaatgcatgggcacagaggctggcgctgacaaatgtcctggggcccctccctgctctgtccatgccaccaagggcactgagcagcctcctctctgggccacttgcctgtttgcaatgccttgcacagacactggccctgccccacaaggcctggcctgagtcctgcccctgcacactCAGCCAGACTTACATGGACgctgatggtttctgggccaggctctctgagccaagcccagctccctgcaagctctgccagctgccctgagctctgggcagcaccaagggcctctccccagcccagcccagccggctctggccccacagctctgctcaggccaggctgctctgggcactgccccacggcctcagcccctggcaagggcacagcagcagctgcagctgccacaggactcagccccagccatgggggaaggatcttggccaaggccaaaggaggctccctggctgccctgctcccctcgggctgaggtgctgagagctctgcagcccctgctgccatcccatctgcccagggcagcacaagagccgcggccttggggccctcaagagGTGCatctgctccaggcccagggctcattccagagctggggcagccacaaagctaTGCCCAATTCTATtaattgctgctctgatggggatggatcctcagccaTTTGGAGGTTGCTGATGTATTTTACTACTCCAGAGGCCTCTTTGTTCTGGATCTCCTCAGTTCAGGAATTCAGTGACAAAAACTGATAAGTATTTGCTCAAACGACCTGAACAAGGAAAGCTCTTGGGAATAATTTagattttcaatttttctgtgGTGCACACATTTATGAAATATATTCAAAGTTTATCtgctgtctttaaaaaaaaatcagagagaaatgttttttcctctttccttttcctctttataGGTTCATATCTACAATTTACAATTGATATTGACCCCCAGCACCTTCTAATGCAGTCTGGACAGAGATGAAAACGAAGATCCTTCATGGCTGCTGACAACCAATCCTACTTTGTTCCTACCTcctccccaccatttccctcatGAAAGCCCTGGGACACCTATGGATGAGAAATGGTGTGGCCAGAAGGAGCAGAGCACCCAATTTTCCTCTGTGCTTGgcactggttgggcagcacctcgagtgctCTTTGCAGTTCTGGGgcccccaatttaggaaggacatcgaggggctggagcgtgtccagagcaggacaataaggctggggaaggggtctggagcacaagtcctgggaggagtggctgagggagctggggttttttatcctggagaaaaggaggctcaggggagacaaggtggtgtcagggcacaggttggactggatgatctccaaGGACTTTTCCAATCTTgttgattctgggattctctgaaagcACCCTTGGAACAGTtgcaggatgagccctgggcctcctattcagaagctccagcagcccaggtccctcagcttctcctgccagccccaaagcccatcctgtcagtcctgcagagcctctgcagctcctcctcactgcccagaacagggagccccatagccagacacagcagcccagatgtgcccccctggcctggggtgcctctggcaagggagcagcaccagccattgcaggagcctgcagacaattcctgcagcacttgtaggatgatcctgctccCCAATGGACGTTCCCATGgggccaagtcaggaactgcaatggggagtcgggccagagaggaaagggcaaacagggatgggctgtttgcaggagAGGAAGCAGGCATGGGTAATAGGAAGAAATTTGTAacaggaagagtaaagaaagcaaaggtgaagccaaggaaatgctcagggcagtttggagGTGGCTGCCAGACAGCCCTGActctgagcaacagcgtctgcagtgggacaggaaactcccagctgatgggaacaaactttctggctgactgcacaGGCCatgacaaagctgagtggtttccctggtgtcccccagcccttgctggccccagggcctgatggcatttgtgctccctcaggttcatgtccccacaccaacagcataGGGGTGCTCCCGCCTGcagtgtgcaatgcaaacaggggctgctgagccagtgcagCCGTGTCATCCAGCAGCATCTGCAAGGatgggcacctgtgtgagctgggggaatggccagggctgcagaggggggaccttattggcagctccatgaggacactctgggacactgccctgagctgtgcagcgcactggggatgcatcagcccctgctctgctgctccttcccatctgccccagggcccttgcagagccccagccatgctgtttgcccccagcctgcccacggcaAGCATAGGGCTGATCACgggggttttctgtgctgagcattggcctgggcgtgttcttgagagagtctgggcaaggagcctggagtcCCCAGGCTCTGGCCTGAGGCGTCAGTGctcccccagcagtgcccatggcctgtccctgctgcagccccagcactgccagccccagggctgtgcccggccctgagagcactcaggccctgcagcaacaccagggccaccagggcagcggggcaaggccacagcagcagcactggcaacaccaagtgctgctgctgctgggcacagctgctaggccagcactgctctgcccccagctctgcacacagacattgctgctgcacctccagagaaggcaacaaaaggacatctctgcagaaaactctcCTGGGAGATCCTTTAGCTCATTTAAAGGCACCAAGAGCATagcccctcattgacacagtctgtggccacagggaaggtggagagaaacaaGGTGAGAAATGGCAGAAAGAATGACACGTCTTTGTGgatattatgaaaaaaataaaggaaagaaaacaaacttccACACTGAAGCCAATAAGAAGTATCAAAGATGATTTCATTAaagtgatttgcagaaattggCCATCAGTTTAATGCTcctgaaagcatccagtcatcagtctccacacttcagccttgagctccttgttcctcaggctgtagatgagggggttcagggctggaggcaccactgagtacagaactgacagggccagatccagggatgcggaggacatggaggggggcttcaggtaggcaaCTGCTACAGTGCTGACCAACAGagagaccacagccaggtgagggaggcaggtggaaaaggctttgtgccgtccctgctcagaggggatcctcagcacagccctgaagatctgcacataggaaaaaacaatgaacacaaaacagccaaataCCAAACAAACACTAACTGCAATGACCCCGAGTTCCCTGAGATAGGATTTGtagcaggagagcttgaggatctgagggatttcacagaagaactgatCCAAGGCATTGCCAttgcacaggggcagggaaaatgtattggccgtgtgcagcagtgaatagagaaaggcactggcccaggcagctgctgccatgtgggcacaagctctgctgcccaggagggtcccgtagtgcaggggtttgcagatggacacatagcggtcgtagcacatgatggtcaggagagAAAACTCTGCCGAGATGAAACATCCAAAAAAAAgacctgtgcagcacatcctgtgtaAGAGATGGTCCTGGTGttccagagggaattgtgcatggctttagggacagtggtgcagatgaatcccaggtcgctgagggccaggttgagcaggaagaagaacatgggcgtgtgcaggtggtggccgcaggctacggcgctgatgatgaggccatTGCCCAGGAGCGCAGCtagggagatgcccagcaagaggcagaagtgcaggagctgcagctgccgcgtgtctgccagtgccagcaggaagtagtggctgatggagctgttGTTAGACatttgctggggctgcacatGGGAACCTGTTCATGGATAAAGGACAGTGACAAGTCAGGAGAGGCTGCTTTGAGCCAAATCTGGGCCATTTCCTGCAGACTGTCTTTCCTGGTTTAGGGTAAATTTGTTagagaatctgcaaaggagggcccctccagaaagcaaacccacataGCCCCTCCCCCTCAGCTGGTTCAGGAAGATTTCCtcggagagaagtggaaagaacctgtttatttgactggcacagcaccccccagcacacaaaatgcacaataccagatgacaccgctctgagaaagattacaaaatcagaaagtctcttccgggggtggttgctcttttctcagtccctccagcgctggggcagctgctgcatccaaacggtgcaaaccctcggtgttcccagtcccagtctggagcaggttcgagatggtcacagaaacaggagaggagaaacagtccaggaaggaatttggactgtttagctaaactagctaataagcagaggccaaagcagagcaaaagCGAGAGCAGAAACGAGAGCAAGCAAAGTAGCAAGCCGAAAGCAAGAAACGAAAACAGCCCTATATACTGCCCGtttctgtgtccctgataagagaaacccaaacaaaactttcactcttcagagatggtcttaaaggcacagaacagatgaatggggatacaagcatcataacgtcaccccaggacacagtCCCACTGGGACTCACCCACCCTTgttcctgctctgggaaatcctTCACACAGgtccctgcctgagctccagTTGTGCTGGCTGattgtgccaggagcagccatgtCTGTGCATGGGGGCCCTCaaggagccatccctgccctacTGCCCTAGGTTTGTGGCCATGTGGCAGAGGGACAAGGCTGGATATTCAGGATTTGTCAGGGGAATCACTCAGAATGAAGACAGGCTTGGTAGCATCTGCACTCCTAGTTTTTTAGGACATGGGTGGCAGGAGCTGGTTTAAGGAATTGTTTTCCTACCCACACATCATTCCTGGCTCTCTGAGGTCAGAAATCCCCGTCATTCCTGCGGCACTCAGAGTTTGCCACTGAGAGATGAGAGAGGCAAAGGATTCCCTGTGGCTCAGGGAAGATGCGGGGCTGGATGGGCTTGTTCCAAACTGCCCTGGCTTTGCACCTTTGGCTGAAATCAGAGCACAATCACACTCTTGGGTCTCCCTGGGATAAACCtgaccctgcccagagcagagggatccctgAATGTCTCACCCTCTCTAAAGGTGTCTGGGCAAGGTCTCAGCACCTCCTTGTGCCAAGGACACTCACGGCTCCCTTGGCAAACCCaacagcatttcctcagctgtggcagctctgtcCTTCCCCGTGGGACATTCAGGGAACTcccagaggctctggcacagatttgcacccaggagggcagctcagagcttggaagggcacagcaaggagatccctggctgtgcccatgatgggatctcagggagggggctcagctcattcccctttcccatggactgctttgcccacagccccacaggtgtGAGGGAAGCTTGGACACCCCATTCCCAtggacagccctgcctggcaggaatgACAAGGGCAATGCCTgactcagctgctgcaaatgccagagcctccctgggagcagcagataATAGTGACAATatcagggcagggcagaaccaagagatgttgtggtgctgtgcctgagagggcagggcagagacagccGGGCACTCAGGACAATGttcctgtgcccagctgtgtccAGCACCTCCCACACACCAACAGTGCCCTCatcctgcccccagctctgctctcttcagccccctctccctccctgagcATGTCCCTGGGCCTGGACATTCCCTCCTGACAGGAGCCTTGTCCTTGCCCGTGCTCACAGAGCCCATTCcagcctgtgtgccctggccAGGGCCCTACAGAAgcctgcctgtgtgcagggccctggctggggcaggctctgtgtgcagctgggcaagggcaactcaggagagccctgctgggccctgcagaggtgatgctgctgctgcccaggactgaggaatggctgagggcCCTTTGGGAGGCTTCCAGCAGAGAGACAGACCATCCAAAGTTACAGTTCTGGAGTCTCTGTAAATGTGCAAACATTCCTTGGATGATCCTGTgtgtccctttcaactcagaatgttctgggattctgggattacaattcctgttctttttctctcatcCCCTTGTTTTTTAtaatcaaaagagaaaaaaaatcaaaaaaccctTGCAACAGTGTTAGAACAGTAAAGTAAAAACCAGACACCTATTGGAAGCTTCCAGGTGTCCCAGTGGGGATGGGGAACACCCGGGCCCTCATTTACACAATTTATTAAGGttgataaataaagaaaattttcaggAACATCCAACAAGAGATTCACTTACCCCAGTTGCACACCCCTGGCTCAATCCATTGAAGTAAGTCCAAGGGCTTCTTTGCCTTCTATTTTTGTTATGACTGCTCTCATTCTGGTCAAAAACCAAAATGTTCTTGTAGGTCCTCTTCCTGATAATAAGACTATACAGGATACTATATGTATTGTATACTATATGTATTTCAGGAATGTATTTAGACAATCagcttatttttctaaaatcatAGAAAAAGCTTAgggaaaataatagaaaatacagGATGATAGTTATAGAAGTATATAATAGTAATAAAGTTCATTAAGAGATTAATAGACTTAAATAAGGATTATAGATTTATAACTATGTAAAAGTAATTTATAGAGctacaaatatatgaaaaatgtataaaatgaaaaaatctttttgtcCTCACCCCAAAATTGCCATCCTTCTCCAAGCAAGAAATTGAAAACACTCTCAGGAAAGCTCCTGATCTTTACAGCAATCCCAGGCTTACCTTCTTTGGGAAGTGTGCTCTGGAGCTGTACGCATGCTGGTCtggagctgagagcagcctgccccatccagcccctctcagcagcagcccctgccctgctcagggtggctccttccccccacagcttctccccagcactgggagaagctgccagggctgactgagagctgtccctggcaggcagcagagtccctgccacagcagagcgccctgggctgcaggaccctgctctgcgGGACATCTCTGGGcacctctggctgctctgcacaaaaGACAAACggagaatgtactcacagggtctgtaggcattgggatgttccaggtTTAGGAgatggctgcaggagctgcagctgcattgtcctgcagccagaggttcctgtgccaaggactggcagtgattctgccccaggcatttctcagcaccttcccaaccctgactgattgaagctctctgtgcctctgtgctgggcccggggtggctgcaggcagtgcccctgccctgctgggctggcagaagagctgctcatcaagagaaatgtgcttttgaagctcttcttggttaccaagagctgcctctgggccaggagcccaacccagctcagcagcacagacacagcacaaggactttaatgagcctctggggctttttGCTCAGGctctgaacatcagtccctgagagggagctgaagaaacctctccagaactccagtcagaatccaactccaaagtttcttgaagttttaatgggtcccactgaaggacacaactgagaaagtgtccccaggccccaggaagagcagagaactgcaggcagtgatgacaggtgaggacaaagagaagccaagccTTTGTGCCCTGGGGCAAAGCAGGGCCTGTGCCACCAaaggctgtgaggagacaccttgtcctgaggcactggggcctcctggcacagccccagccaggctgggcactgtcagccccttgtcatgccctcagcatcccccccctagcccacatcccagtggcctcaaggatctgctggaaggagtccctggggagccttgctcaggaatggccctggggctcctgaatgctccctgaagggactgcaggtttttcaaaggatttTGAGTTTGGCTTGTGCCTGGAAGTCTCTGAGAAGTTtctgcaatcatggcctccaattatctgctgtaattagtccctggagaggctttgtcagtaacaacactcagtggggctcattaatgctttaaggtacttcagttattttaaggtaactggtgtttcccttttgatacagactctctgagaggtttgtgcaatcataGCCCCAATTATCTGTTTTAACGAatcccttgagagctttgtactgacactcagtggtgctcattaatactttgagatactcaaagtttttaaagtactttggattttcctttcaaCACTGAATCTCTTAGaagtttttgtgccatcctggcctccagttctctcctccaagtagtccatgaggagcctgtgtagGGGATggacctcagtgggacccatccatgctttgagacactttggggttttcttctgactttgactcctggaaaggtttgtggAATCTCCTCTCAGGCCGTGAGATTCCACggctcagctccaaatgcaccaCGTGGCTCATTAGGATCAAACAAGTCTTGAcaaaccatggctctgccttgatttccctctgctgtagtgcagctcctcagaaatatttctgtagtgGTTTTCGTTCACCAATTTGAGATTTCTTGGAGAATGCAGCAATTATTGTGGTGAGTTCAGTGTTGGCTAATTACCAGTGCACTCACCAGAATATACTTACTCATTTCCTCCTGTGTGATAAGATTAGGAGAAcggcaaagcaggctcaaaactttaagAGGGTATAAGGAAAAGTTCATTAAGAGCaactaaaagaaagagtaagaagaaaaaaactttcagaacacttctcctctccctacaaccttttctttcttactgaCAATATAAAGAGACAAACCTAgaattttcagtcagtttaccCCAACTAGAATAGTCTTTCTTGAGTTCACTTAGGGAGAGGAGTCTCTCTTTAATGCTATGGAGACTTCTCCAGAAGAGTCACTTCTCTTGTGGCTCTCAATTTCCATGAATAGCAACTGCCCAGAAAAATCTGCAACTGTGACATCCCTCCCAGTTTTTCAAAGCTCTTTTACAGTTGTGTTTATGAGCCATGTCAACTTGGTGGGGTATTAgtttaaagatgagctgtttAAGAGCAAATGTTCTCCTcatctatttctaaaataatcttCATCTCTGAGaacagagatatttttcttctctcagtgAAGGCACAGGATCTCATCACTCTTCCATTTTTCAATGTTCTAACTtctcatgggatcacagctacttCAACATTTGCTTACTTTAGCATGGAGGTCTTTGCTGAACAAGTCAGTTCCCCATAATTTTCAATGCGATACAGGGAAAAAGAGAGTCTGATGTATCAGTTACATCCTTCTCTATTgctttacaagaggatttcagccccaagatcaaggcatctcctcatccctcccatctgggactcAACTTCCccttcactgaccttggtgtcttcATGTTGCTCCTCTGTAGGACTgcactttgtccttttctctcactcCAGGGAGGATGGAAGCACTGAAAGAGTTAATATCTCACCTGGGGCCTGCAGATTGTTCCGTGaccccagctgggctcagtaCTTGCAGCCAGACCTGCTCcatgttcccttggttccatgaggccccacagtgtctcaatggtcccttgcttccatgaggccctgagGTGCCATAATACCCCCTTGGTGACACGAGGGCCTgaagggtcacaatggtctccatagtTCCATCAGGCCCCAAAGAGTCATAATGGTCTCTGGGTCCATGGAGCCTTtctgtgtcaccatggccccttggttccatgggctccagtggtgccaccatgatccccttggttccatgggctccagtggtgccacaatgatccccttggttccatgggctccagtggtgccaccatgatccccttggttccatgaggccctaCAGTGTCCCACGGATCTCCATGGGGAGGAAAGAACCCTGCCCCAGTGttgcaggggcagccaccagAGGGCACGGCCAGCCAGACTTGATGGTACTGGCAGATTTTGCCTGggagcaacccttggatattCAGAATTTTAGAGATGGAATCCCAATTTCAGACATGGACACCCAGAGGAGAAggatggttttttttccataggaaggaaagcacggAACACTGGTGTTTGAGAGGCAGATGAAAAGTGGCCATCAGAGGCCTAGGCCAGCCAGACTTTCTGTCCTGGTAGCTTTTGTCTGAaagcaacccttggatataCAGAATTTTGGGTGGTGGAGCCCCATTTTTAGCCATTTCTGTGTAGATAAGGACGGTTCTTCtccaaaggaaggaaagcaccAAGCTCaagtgtttcaaaggcagatgaggAGAGAGGTGGCTCCTTGGATGCCAAGCCAGCCCGACCTCTTTGCCCTGGCAGCTTTTCTCATGGAAGAATCCTTGGATATATGGAATTTGGGAGGAGGAATctcaatttctcacccaagTGACATAAGAAGAAGGATGGTTCTTTTCCATTGGAAGGAAAGCACCAATCCCCAGT from Melospiza georgiana isolate bMelGeo1 unplaced genomic scaffold, bMelGeo1.pri scaffold_29, whole genome shotgun sequence includes:
- the LOC131096495 gene encoding olfactory receptor 14J1-like, whose protein sequence is MCYDRYVSICKPLHYGTLLGSRACAHMAAAAWASAFLYSLLHTANTFSLPLCNGNALDQFFCEIPQILKLSCYKSYLRELGVIAVSVCLVFGCFVFIVFSYVQIFRAVLRIPSEQGRHKAFSTCLPHLAVVSLLVSTVAVAYLKPPSMSSASLDLALSVLYSVVPPALNPLIY